In Haematobia irritans isolate KBUSLIRL chromosome 1, ASM5000362v1, whole genome shotgun sequence, a genomic segment contains:
- the LOC142222144 gene encoding aldo-keto reductase family 1 member A1-like: protein MATCDKFLTFNNDLTMPALGIGTWMAPDEEIELALNTALEAGYRHIDTAPIYMNEKAIGRVLKEWLDSGRVQREELFITTKLPPPANIPDYVEPTIRNSLADLQLDYVDLYLIHVPFGVQLENGDFKREENGLIAIDPTTDHLAIWKKMELVYDLGLAKSIGISNFTAKQIKRILKNCKIRPANLQIEHHVYLQQPDLVNFCKGEGITVTAYSPLGSKGISGLNKMAGIERELPDLMDIAEVKDIAEAHGKTPAQILLRWIIDCGLSAIPKSTNAERIKENFDIFDFELSNEEIDKLKALDADIRVCDFKFFPGVDRHPEFPF from the exons gcTCCCGATGAAGAAATTGAATTGGCTTTGAATACTGCTCTTGAGGCAGGATATCGTCATATTGACACAGCTCCTATTTATATGAATGAAAAGGCAATAGGACGAGTATTAAAAGAATGGTTAGATTCGGGACGTGTACAACGTGAAGAGCTATTCATCACTACCAAACTCCCACCACCAG CAAATATTCCCGATTATGTTGAACCAACAATACGCAATTCATTGGCCGACTTGCAATTGGACTATGTCGATTTATATTTGATCCATGTTCCATTTGGTGTCCAACTGGAGAATGGTGATTTTAAACGTGAGGAGAATGGTTTAATTGCGATTGATCCGACTACAGATCATTTGGCTATTTGGAAG aaaatggagCTAGTTTATGACTTAGGATTGGCCAAATCAATCGGAATTTCCAATTTTACGGCAAAGCAAATCAAGAGAATACTAAAGAACTGTAAAATTCGGCCAGCCAATTTACAG ATTGAACATCATGTCTATCTTCAACAACCCGATTTGGTGAATTTCTGTAAAGGAGAAGGCATTACTGTCACTGCTTATTCTCCCCTTGGTTCCAAGGGTATATCGGGTCTTAATAAAATGGCCGGTATTGAACGAGAATTACCAGATTTAATGGATATAGCCGAGGTGAAAGATATTGCAGAAGCCCATGGTAAAACACCAGCTCAAATTCTACTACGATGGATTATTGACTGCGGATTGTCGGCAATTCCGAAGAGTACCAATGCCGAGCGTATCAAagagaattttgatattttcgatTTTGAACTCAGCAATGAAGAGATTGATAAATTGAAAGCATTGGATGCTGATATCCGTGTAtgcgattttaaatttttcccagg AGTTGACAGACATCCAGAATTCCCATTTTAA
- the LOC142222145 gene encoding aldo-keto reductase family 1 member A1-like, translating into MVCDKYLTFNNGLKMPALGIGTWQAPENEVEEALNLALEAGYRHIDAAPVYMNEKAIGRVLKQWLDSGRIKREDLFITTKLPPPANIPECVEPTLRNSLADLQLDYVDMFLIHVPFGVHLENGEFKRNENGEIVINTSTDHIAVWKKMEEICEKGLTKSIGVSNFNQRQVERLLNNCKIRPANLQIEHHVYLQQRQLIDFCKKEGIIVTAYSPLGSKGISNLNKSAGVERELPDLMEIPEVKEIAKAHGKTPAQVLLRWIIDSGLSAIPKSTNAERLKQNLNIFDFKLSPVEIERMNALDANIRVCDFKFFPGVEKHPEFPF; encoded by the exons ATGGTCTGTGATAAATATTTAACGTTCAATAATGGCTTAAAGATGCCAGCCCTTGGTATTGGTACTTGGCAA GCACCTGAAAATGAAGTTGAAGAAGCTTTAAATCTAGCTCTCGAAGCAGGATATCGTCATATCGATGCAGCACCTGTATACATGAATGAGAAGGCCATAGGGCGAGTTCTCAAGCAGTGGTTAGATTCTGGGCGTATTAAACGTGAAGATTTGTTCATAACGACAAAATTACCGCCACCag CTAACATTCCAGAATGTGTAGAGCCGACTTTGAGGAATTCTTTAGCAGATTTGCAACTGGATTATGTCGACATGTTTTTAATACACGTTCCCTTCGGTGTTCATCTAGAAAATGGAGAATTTAAAAGGAACGAAAATGGTGAAATTGTTATCAATACTTCAACGGATCACATAGCAGTTTGGAAG aaaatggaagaaatttgtgaaaaaggCCTTACCAAATCCATTGGAGTATCTAACTTCAATCAGAGACAAGTTGAAAGACTtttaaataattgtaaaataagACCGGCAAATTTACAG ATCGAACATCATGTCTATTTGCAACAACGCCAATTGATTGACTTTTGTAAAAAAGAAGGAATTATTGTTACTGCTTATTCACCACTTGGTTCTAAGGGAATTTCAAATCTTAATAAATCGGCTGGTGTTGAGCGAGAATTACCCGATTTAATGGAGATTCCTGAGGTAAAAGAAATTGCCAAAGCCCATGGCAAAACTCCAGCACAAGTTTTGCTGCGTTGGATCATTGATAGTGGTTTGTCAGCTATACCGAAGAGTACCAATGCGGAAcgcttaaaacaaaatttgaatatatttgatTTTAAGCTATCCCCCGTGGAAATCGAACGTATGAATGCTTTGGATGCAAATATACGTGTATgtgatttcaaatttttcccagg AGTTGAGAAGCACCCTGAATTTCCCTTTTAA